The segment AACCCGCTCGGGGGCGGGGTGGAGCTGCCGCAGGGCCCTTGGCCCCCCCGGGCCGCAGGCAGGGGTCGCGCCCGCCCGGCGCTCGGCTGGCTCCTGCCCCGCGTCCCCACAGGCGGCTGCCTGGGCCAGCGTCCTTGGCGGGAGGCGCTTGCCATCCCCCTGTCTATGTTGTCTCCTCAGAGACAAGCTGGGAGCTTAAAAGAAGCTTTTTAAGGCTAGATTGTGCCTTGGCTGCAAGGATGTGGCATCTCGGGTAAAGAGGAGGGTATCTTTTGCTCTGGCATTCAGCCATCCTTCTGTTGCCTTTCTCAAGGTCTATTGTATTTCCTATGTGAACAGGTTTCCATGATCCTGGGGTTGTGCCAGCCAGGTGGTCAACAGCCACTTCTTAGTGACTTGGCAACCTCTTCTGCACCCTACTTTCCTCCTACGCACATGGGGAGCGAAGGTATTCTGATCCTGTAGTCCCGGGTGGGATATGTGTTCAGTGCAGGTAGAACAAGACTGTTGTGTCTTTCTGGTAATATTTTTTGCAGTTGttcttctgctgtgtttgaCTTTTATCTGGCTATTTGCTCTTTAGGCTAGTACGTTCCTCACTTTTTGTTCTGTGCCACTTTAGGTGTGTTTCTGTGAAAGGAAATTCACAGACAGATGAGGATGAAAAACCATGGTGATACTAATAAAGGTTTTGTTCTCTTTAGGTACAAGCTGCACCCCAACAAGTGGCTGAAGACAAATTCGTATTTGATTTACCAGACTATGAAAACATCAACCATGTAGTGGTCTTCATGCTGGGAACTATACCATTTCCAGATGGAATGGGAGGATCTGTCTATTTTTGTTACCCAGACCAGAGTGGGATGGCAGTGTGGCAGCTACTGGGGTTTGTCACTAATGAGAAGCCAAGTGCCATCTTCAAAATTTCTGGTCTGAAATCTGGTAAGACTGGTAGAACATAGCAGTCGGTGCAACAGATGTGTTCTTGAATGCATAAGAGATAAATGTGTGATTAATGTGCCTTAAAAAGGCAGCATTCTGTGTTTCAGATAGTACTAGAAGCAGCCTGTCAGCTTCATGGAAATCTGTCTGTGAGTTACTGTTCCTTGTGAAATTTCTCTCTTGTCTTCCCTTGTGTGTGGTCTTGATCTGAGAATTCTTTTAAGCAGACTTGATGTGGTTTTGTCCtctgcacagaggaaaaatgatCCTGTAACTTCCCTACCGTGTTTTTAGGTGTTTGTCTAGACATGCTGGCAGCATTTTcttccagcttcctcagctAAGTGGTTGTGTTCTTTGTGGCTCAGACAGGTTTTGCAGGGAGTAGAGCCTGGCAGTGATTTCTGACTGCTGGCAATACCCAGCCAGGGGCAGTTTCTCTATAGAATTGTCCAATAGAGGGTGTCCTCATTGCAAAGCAGCTTTCCAAATGTTTTAGGACTTTTGGTACATTCAGTAgggtatgtgtgtctgtgtctgtgtgtgggtgtgttttCCTAAATACATGAGAGGTTTGCTGTGTGTTATAAAGATCCTGAGACATTCCAATGCCACACCTTTGTCGTATGAAAGGAACAGGTACATCAGTCAAGCAGCTTAAAGTGTTACACTGGTAAAGTAGTGCACATCTTTTGTAGGCTTGGATGTAGTCTACATCTTTAACTTGAATCTCTTAATTAAGCATTGTGGTTGCTCTGCTAAAATGTATTCATTCATAACATGACTGCTTTCTTTTGAGTCAGTCCTGGATGTGGCAGTATGGTTGAGGTAAGGGCTCTCAAGCTGCAGGGCAAAATGAATTCTGATCATACACATTCCTCAaaaatttgggcttttttcagAAGAGGGAGCAActgcaggaagggtttggggggATGTGGTTTTGTGTATCCCAAAGCTGTGTGGTTAGTGCAACAGTAAAGGATATCACCAGTGCTTTTGGCAGATGTTTCTCATGCTCAAAAGGCTCACTGGTGTGTGCTCTCGGACAGCTTTggaggaaaatgcattttcagatgctttttgCATGATGAGCCATAGTTTCCCAGTAAGCACTGCCCTCAAGGAGGAGCTCAGTGACATAGCTGAACACACTTGCAGTGCCTTGGGGCACTGCTGTGCTTGATttgagcagcagagagctctgccaTTCCCATTGTCTGCAGCTTAGCTCTGACTGTGGACTCAGTCTAAGCTACACCGTTTAAGTTTCCATGGCCATAAACAATTTTAAGGTGGAGAAGACTGCGTAATAGAGAGCTGGAATTATTGAGAGAAATTACTGATAGTTGAACTCTGCATTTTGGGTTAAATACCTGGTTGAGAGGACCAAACGTGTGTCCCTGTCAGCTCCCCGGGAAGCAGTGGTTGTAGCAGAGTTTCATTAGTTTGTACATAAAGAAGGGGCTTAGAAATGCTCCCTGCCTTGGAATTGTAAGGTTTTTTGGTATTCAGTGCCTGAGGGTGTGGCAGaagtaaaaaacaaaccctgggCTTGTATTTTCCACCCTAACTGGAAGTGTGTTCACAAGTGGGTAAGAGTTACAGCAGGGCCTTTTCCATGACAGACTTTTGTGCTGTGATGCCGTTTATGCTCTAATATGATGTCTGCGTTTGAGGCCTACACATGGGAAAGGGTTTTGTTGTGATTGGGCTGAAAGCTAATGAGGGCTCAATCACTGAATTAAGGGTtcaaagaagggaaagaaatgggTGGAAAAACACTTTTCTGATAGCAGTTGCTCTGTGGTGATGTAATGTGTTGGGGAGTTAGGGTCTGAATGCAAAAACCTGAGCTTGTATTTCAGTACTGACTAACATTCTCTGCATTTGTAAGGTTTGGAATGCTAATTGCAAGAGCCAAGCATGGAAAATGTGGAGTGTATTTTTCCTGGTTTAAGGATGACAATGGATGCTTTTATTTCACACTTTTAGGGAGACATCTTACCAAGGCCATGGTTCTGTGGGAGTTCATGGAAAGTGAATGGGATGTATGTGTTTTATTATTTAGATCATGAGTATCTGAAGTAATCATACATTGTAACAGAACCTGTTGCTTGGGATGTTacatttttacagaaatgtCAGTTTCTCCGGTGAAGACATTACATGATGCAAAACTTGTACCAGCTCAGTTGCTGTTGGAATTCTTTAACAATTAACTTGTTACTTGTTTTCTGATAGCTTGTATCAAGCAAGCCTCTATCAACAGCAAATGCTAAGATCATACAGGAATGACGTTTCTCAAAAGGTTCTAAATAGCATTTCAGGAGATAAAATCTGTTCTTGCTTACCTTGTGTTAAAGTAACATTTTAATAGGAGTGCTTTACTCTTAAGGTAGCAGTATATTGCAGTTGTAGGATCTGGAGTGAGGACTAGCACTTCACCTCAGTTGAAAAGGGTGCTGAGTTTGTGAGTGTACTTTCTGTAAGGGTTGGctgtttgcttctttctttgtgCCTTGTGTCTCTGCAGAGGAATGGTCAAGTTCCTGAGGTCTTCACTCGTGATCTCAGTTCAACTTGTCAGACTGTTTTTGCTGGCTGAATTTTTGACTAAGTCAGATCTCTCATTAGCCTTTCTTGCAGCTCAGGGTAGTACTGACTGGTCTGCAGGACAGCTCGTGATTAGCTTTGCTTTCTCCTGCGAGTAAGAGGCCAGAGAGTGCTGCTGAGACATTGCCTCTGTGTTAAGAGGCTGCTTGACTATTGTGTTCCCACAAACACAGGTGCAGTATTAGTGTTTGTTTACTAGTAGCACTGTGGTCCCACAGACGTTTTCCTGCATTTTACTTTAGAGATGCTAACAGAGGAGTACATTATTTGACTGAGAGTCTGTCCTTGTTTGCAGAGACCTTGGCTGAAGCTGGGACTGAAAGTGTGGGTTGAGAAAGGTCagaagggagggcagagggctgggatgatgcctgtgtttgtgctgtgcaGTTTGGGGAggctttcttgttttctttgtggCACTTGCAAAGTCAGAGGTCTTTCTGTCCCATGACTGTTTCTTTGACCTTTGCTGCTTTTGGTGGGTTTTAGCAGTTCAGATGAgacctggggctgcccagccctccctgagTCAGAGGGATCATAAACTAGTGCTCTCTACTGTTTCAGGGCAGGTTCACTAGAACCTGGCTTTAATGAGCGAATCAAAcaactgcagcagtgctgcatatTTCCTGTTTATCTGCAATTGTCCAAATGTGAATTAAAAGCTTGGTTCCCATAGAGAAGCGTTCTGCTTTCACTCACTGATCATATTCCCTCTCAAATCCATTTACTTCAGAGGGAGCTGATGTAAAGTCAcgttttcctgctttttagaAATTTCCCTATGATCTgttgtgctttttaaatgtaCCAGTCCAACTGTTCCGTGTGTTGTGCTTGTGTGTGCTTGTGCCTGTGCTGGACTgtggtttttctgtgtttcctgagACAGGGAGATGgctctggcaggagctggggaataCCTTCCTCAGGAGAAACGCGGTGGTTCAAGTGACACAGCCTTGACATGTGTGCCAAACCTAACGTGTGCTGTTCGTGGTGctttcagggaagggaagtcaACACCCCTTTGGTGCCATGAACCTCCCACAGACTCCAACAGTGGCTCAGATTGGAATCTCAGTGGAACTGCTGGAGAACCTGGCCCAGCAGACTCCTGTTGCAAGTGCTGCTGTGTCATCAGTAGATTCATTCACAGAGGTAGCCTGGACATTCCGTTCTCAGACGTTCTCTGTTCTGTGGAAGTCTCATTGAGCCACTGAAGCACTAATTGGGGGAGTGGgttgggggtgctgctgggggtgcCAGTAGGATTGTAACCAACCTAATAATTGTCAAATCATTTGGTTGGATGCTTTGATACTATGAAATTGTTTTTTCTCACACTGAAAAATTGTTTCCTGTATAAGACTGGAATCTGTATGCTCAGTGACATGAGGCCAAGAGATTCACTTGTGTCAGTGTCACTCTactgtaaaattatttatgaTAGTTCTTACAGGAGCAGCTAGGACTAAATACGTGTAAGAGAGAGTGGATCTCTGGTGATTTGCAGGTGCTGAAACTTTAGTATGTAGACTTGCAGGGATAGTCAAAAATTACAAGTTGAGGCAAACATGAGCATGGATGCATAGAGATATTTAGATGTGCCACTTTCCCTGGAGAAATCCTGATGTAGCTCTGCAGAACTACAGAATTATGTCCTTCCCCacagaaagatttttatttgttttttcccagTGCCTTCTCTGCAGATCAAACCTTGGGCTACAATGTGTGCCATGTTTTAACCCAGCCTGTCCATTGGTTTGAACCGCTGGAAATCCTCAACCAGCTCTGGCAGTTAGTTGGCAGTCTAACAGCAGTCCAAGGCAAGCTGGACCTGCATAGTGGGTCTTGATTTCCCTAACACTGATGGCTCTGGcattttcttttactatttCAGCAGCTGGTGAGGTTTTTCTTCAGGCCTTCTCACTTCCCTTCCAGGTGCTTGCTGAGGGAGACTGGTACTTGTACAGTAATCCTGATACTGTAGCTGGTGTTCTCTGGCAGTTTATACACATTGTAGCTCCAAATAGGTAGCGTTTCTTGCAGAAAGTTACCTTGACTAGGAGTTGACCAACAGCTATTTTTGTATAATACAGTTAATTGAGCTTTTCTGGAGTTGTTAGGGGCAAAGGACACCTAAATAATATTTCTGATTCCACCAGTTTTTATTATAGCAGCAGTTATGAGGAATAACGTGCCACGTCAGGTCATTTGCAAGTGGCTCATGGATTTTTCTGGCAGTAgtatttaaagaagaaaaaaaaaactaccTCATGATGGTATAACATTTTTACAAATGTTATTTTCAGCTGAGtgattttttctgttaaaaaaagagCAGCATCTAACTGTGAGCATCTTAACTGAAATTGCAATTGCCTTCAAGGAATGCAGTTGACCCAAAGGGTAAAGTACTGCTTAATcctacagagaaaatgtgtgaGGTCAAAGTGGAAGGAAACCTTTGAGGGAGTAGATTGCAGAGGAAGGGTATATATGACTGGGAGCATGTTTGTCAATAACTAATGACtttcatttaatatttagtTCTTTGGAACTGCTACATTATAgcaataaaagtattttttaatagcaaaatcATCTATTGCTACCCTAAGTTAGAGGAGTTGCTCTCCTGTTACATTTTTAGTAAGTTTTATGAAGATTTATGATtcaatatgttttattttaatgtatataAACTTACATATAAAAAATAAGTAGGACAAAACCATAGAGTTCTGCATGTGAGTGGAGTGAGACTGAGGGTAGTGTTCTGAGATATGATTTCTTCTGCTCATTTTGTCAGAGGGGAGCACAAGACTGTGAATTTATCAACTCAGGCTCTGTTTTCCTGCATCATTTCACTGTTTATGAAATTTTCTATATGAAAATTCCTTGTTCTCCCATCAAAATATGGCATAACCTTTTCTTTTAAGACCAGGGGAAATAAGAAGGTACCATAGACTTCTGTGTTTGTGGACTGGCTGGGAATGTCCTACAACCTCATCCTCTGCACACAAGGCTTGCTATTCCTTAGCCtctttttcactcttttctttcctagtCCTACAGTTTAGGAGTGCCCTATGCCTCCTTTAGGTGTTTTCTCCACAAGATCTTGTAGTAAAAGATGCCAGGACAGCAGCCCTTCTGTGGGGAATGCTGAAGGAAattgtcctgtcactggagtCTGATGAGTTGTCACTAGACAGATTGCAGACTTTTCCAGGCATTTAACAAGTGTTTTTCTGAGAGCTGGAATGGCAACTTTGGCCCAGTCTGGAATTCTGATTATTCAGTTTGGAGGAGAGGGACAGCTCTTGCCACTGCATCACTTCTTTGtcacaaacagaaaatgttcttcCCAAAGTTGTTTGTCCAGTTGGATGAAAttgagcagggagaggtgaaGATTCTTAAAGTGATTTCTGGATGCCGGATGGATCTGAGTACAAGACCGAAGCTTAGGATGTTTTGATCATTGTCTCTGGACCTACTTTATCCATTTTCCCACTGAGTTTTGTATGACAGTGCTAAAATCACTTCATGTAGGACCTGTATATCTGCTAAATTTTTGCACAAAATTTCAAACTGAAGCAAGAATTCCCTTAAAGtaactcttctcttttttttgcaGTTCACTCAGAAGATGTTGGATAACTTCTATAATTTTGCTTCCTCGTTTGCTGTTACTCAGGCACAGATGACCCCAAATCCTTCTGAAGCTTTCATTCCTGCAAATGTAGTTCTGAAATGGTAATGGCAGTGATCTCTAGTaacaaatgttctttttttctaggCATTAGACTGTCATTTCTAAGCACTGAATTATAGTCATGCTATTCATTGAGATGATGCAGAAGTGTTCTAAAGTTGTTGTTTATTTCTAGTAGAGAGAGATACTGCCCactgtttttatatttatttgtcagcttttttggttttgttgttggaaAAGTGCTATGCAGCCAATGAAActcttttggtttaaaaaagTTGCCTTTGACATATGTGCATTTGCACTGTGTtgctaaaaatgcaaatgctctGGAGTTGTGGGAAGACAGAGCACACTGACACTTGTCAGTTTGtgcttatttgttttatttggtcTCTTCCTAGACATAGTTCCAGCATAGTTCCTTACTTAAGAATATGTGAGAGGTGATGAAATCATGTTACTTGTTGACCTGGTTCTGTCACCAGGACCCTTGAGTGTAAATACACAAGTCCCTCTGGGAGTTGTTTTCCAGGGACTGGTTTAATAACTGTCTGGGGATAGCCTGTGTAGTCTGGAGATAAATTGTGAACTGCTGGCTGTGCTTGAGGTTATCTGAAAATGTCTTCCCTATCAGTTTGGCCTTATTTATTTAGCCTTAGCAGTATTAACCTAAGCCCTTTTTAAATCAGTATTTGAGACTAGCTGAACACAGTTTTATCATTAGTAAGATCTCATGAATATGCAAGCAGTTGATGAGAGCAATATGGTTTGTTTGGGAGTGTAATTTGATGCAGATGCTTTGTGTTTAGAAGGTAACTACAAACTCCATGAACTGTCTGTGGGTAGGGTCTCTGATGTGACTGCTCGTGCCTGGGTGAGGCTGAAGGGGTTTAAAACCCTTCAGTCTTTTCTCACTTGAGCTGGGCTATGAACTGTGAGGTATAGGAGAACATTTTGTggtttcctgtgtttcagtggCAGTACCTTTTGATTCCTTACATTTTGGGTTTGTGAGGATTAAAAGGGGAGTTTTAACTTTCGTGGCTCAAAGCCTATAGGCctctctatttttcttttcttttagaaagGCATAGAAATTGTATATTTTGTCTATTTCTTCACTGTGTGTCAA is part of the Prinia subflava isolate CZ2003 ecotype Zambia chromosome 3, Cam_Psub_1.2, whole genome shotgun sequence genome and harbors:
- the HIKESHI gene encoding protein Hikeshi isoform X1, giving the protein MFGCLVAGRLVQAAPQQVAEDKFVFDLPDYENINHVVVFMLGTIPFPDGMGGSVYFCYPDQSGMAVWQLLGFVTNEKPSAIFKISGLKSGKGSQHPFGAMNLPQTPTVAQIGISVELLENLAQQTPVASAAVSSVDSFTEFTQKMLDNFYNFASSFAVTQAQMTPNPSEAFIPANVVLKWYENFQRRLTQNPLFWKT
- the HIKESHI gene encoding protein Hikeshi isoform X2, with amino-acid sequence MLGTIPFPDGMGGSVYFCYPDQSGMAVWQLLGFVTNEKPSAIFKISGLKSGKGSQHPFGAMNLPQTPTVAQIGISVELLENLAQQTPVASAAVSSVDSFTEFTQKMLDNFYNFASSFAVTQAQMTPNPSEAFIPANVVLKWYENFQRRLTQNPLFWKT